One Fictibacillus halophilus genomic window, TCAACCCTGGCTATGAATTAGAAGATATCGTAGAAGAAGAAGTTACACCAAAAGATTTTGGTCGTATTGCTGCTCAAACAGCTAAACAAGTAGTAACACAACGCGTTCGTGAAGCAGAGCGAGGGATCATCTTCTCAGAATTTATTGATCGTGAAGAAGATATCATCACAGGAATCGTTCAACGACAAGACCACCGTTATATGTATGTCAGCCTAGGCAGAGTGGAAGCTCTTCTACCTGCTGCTGAACAGATGCCTGGTGAATCTCATACCACGAACGACCGCATCAAAGTGTACATCACTAAAGTTGAAAAGACGACAAAAGGTCCTCAAATTTTAGTATCTAGAACACATCCAGGTCTTTTGAAACGCTTATTCGAGCTTGAAGTGCCAGAGATCTATGATGGAACGGTTGAGATTAAATCGATCGCTCGTGAAGCGGGTGACCGTTCAAAGATTGCCGTTCATGCTGCTGATCCTGAAGTAGATCCGGTTGGTTCTTGTGTTGGACAAAAAGGTGCACGTGTTCAAACGATCGTAAACGAATTGAACGGTGAGAAGATTGATATTGTTCGATGGAGTGAAGATCCAGTTGTATATGTAGCAAATTCACTAAGTCCAGCAAAAGTACTTGAAGTACAAGTGAATGAAGAGGAAAAGATGACAACGGTTATCGTTCCTGACTACCAACTTTCATTAGCGATTGGTAAAAGAGGCCAAAATGCTCGTCTCGCTGCGAAGTTAACAGGTTGGAAGATTGATATTAAAAGTGAAACAGAAGCAATAGAATCAGGTGTGTACGATCCATCAAACGCTCGCAGTGATTTTTTCGAAGATACTGATGAGGATGAAGAGTAAGAAAAGACGAGGTGGAGACAATGAAAACACGTAAAATTCCGATGAGAAAATGCGTAGCCTGTCAAGAAATGAAGGCTAAAAAAGAATTAACACGTATTGTCCGCTCACCAGAAGGAGAAGTCTCTGTCGACACTTCAGGGAAAAAATCCGGAAGAGGAGCCTACCTTTGTCATGAACCTGCTTGTATCGAACAAGCGAAAAAGAAAAAGGTTCTTGAGTCACATCTCAAAACAAAGATTCCAGCTGATCTATTTGAACAGCTTGAAAAAGGAAGTCATACATCTTGAAACCAACTCCTTGGGAAAACTTTCTTGGAATAGCAGCTCGAGCCGGTAAAGTCATATCCGGTGAAGAACTGGTTGTGAAAAGCATCCAAAAGCAAAACGCGAAAATTGTTCTGCTTTCAAAAGATGCTTCTGATAATACAAAGAAAAAAGTTACCGATAAATGCCGCTTTTACAAAACTGATCTTGCCTGGGTGGAAGATCGCAATGTTTTAGGCAGGGCTATTGGTAAGGAGCAACGAGTTGTAGTTGCTGTAAATGATCAAGGATTCTCTAAGAGATTAAAGGAACTTCTTGATCACTAACTCGGGGGTGAACATATGAGTAAAATCCGCGTATACGAATATGCGAAACAGAAAAATGTTCAAAGTAAAGACATTATTGAAAAGCTCAAAACGATGGATGTCCACGTTGCGAATCATATGTCTATGATTGATCAGGCAGCTCTTAAAAAGCTGGATGAAGCTTATCGTCCAAAGACCAATAAAGATCAACCAAAATCAACAAATCAAAATCAACTCCCTAAATCAGATGTGAAAAATAGCAACCCTGGTAATGACACCAAATCTAATAAAAAGGAAGTTCAAAAAGAGAGTAATATGAAAATAAAAAAAGAGAACAATAACTCGCCACAAGCTAAAGGACCAAAGTCCACTAATACTAACAGCCAAAACAATCAGAACAAGACTAGCAACAACAATCAAAAGAGCAATAACAATAATTCAAACAACAAGAATAATAACAACAGAAACCAAAACAACAATAGAAACAACAACAAGAACAACAACAATCGCAACAAGCAAAACAGAGGTGGCGGAAATCAGCAACAACAAGCTCCGCAGAAGAAAGT contains:
- a CDS encoding YlxQ family RNA-binding protein codes for the protein MKPTPWENFLGIAARAGKVISGEELVVKSIQKQNAKIVLLSKDASDNTKKKVTDKCRFYKTDLAWVEDRNVLGRAIGKEQRVVVAVNDQGFSKRLKELLDH
- the nusA gene encoding transcription termination factor NusA, with the translated sequence MSTELLDALTLLEKEKGISKEVIIEAIEAALISAYKRNFHQAQNVRVDFNRDTGSIRVFSRKNVVEEVEDDRQEISVAEAQAINPGYELEDIVEEEVTPKDFGRIAAQTAKQVVTQRVREAERGIIFSEFIDREEDIITGIVQRQDHRYMYVSLGRVEALLPAAEQMPGESHTTNDRIKVYITKVEKTTKGPQILVSRTHPGLLKRLFELEVPEIYDGTVEIKSIAREAGDRSKIAVHAADPEVDPVGSCVGQKGARVQTIVNELNGEKIDIVRWSEDPVVYVANSLSPAKVLEVQVNEEEKMTTVIVPDYQLSLAIGKRGQNARLAAKLTGWKIDIKSETEAIESGVYDPSNARSDFFEDTDEDEE
- the rnpM gene encoding RNase P modulator RnpM, giving the protein MKTRKIPMRKCVACQEMKAKKELTRIVRSPEGEVSVDTSGKKSGRGAYLCHEPACIEQAKKKKVLESHLKTKIPADLFEQLEKGSHTS